The Pseudomonas parafulva genome includes a window with the following:
- the hslV gene encoding ATP-dependent protease subunit HslV, producing the protein MTTIVSVRRNGKVVMGGDGQVSLGNTVMKGNAKKVRRLYHGQVIAGFAGATADAFTLFERFEGQLEKHQGHLIRAAVELAKEWRTDRSLSRLEAMLAVANKDASLIITGNGDVVEPEDGLIAMGSGGAYAQAAARALLNKTDLSAREIAETALNIAGDICVFTNHNLTIEEQDLAE; encoded by the coding sequence TTGACCACCATCGTTTCAGTCCGCCGCAATGGCAAAGTCGTCATGGGCGGCGACGGCCAGGTATCCCTCGGCAACACCGTGATGAAAGGCAACGCCAAGAAAGTGCGTCGCCTGTACCACGGTCAGGTCATCGCGGGCTTTGCCGGCGCCACTGCCGATGCCTTCACCCTGTTCGAACGCTTCGAAGGCCAACTGGAGAAACACCAGGGCCACCTGATTCGCGCGGCCGTGGAACTGGCCAAGGAATGGCGTACCGACCGTTCCCTCAGCCGCCTCGAAGCCATGCTGGCCGTGGCCAACAAGGATGCGTCGCTGATCATCACCGGCAACGGTGACGTGGTCGAGCCTGAAGACGGCCTGATCGCCATGGGTTCCGGCGGCGCCTACGCCCAGGCCGCAGCCCGTGCACTGCTGAACAAGACCGACCTCTCGGCCCGTGAAATCGCCGAGACCGCGCTGAACATCGCCGGTGACATCTGCGTGTTCACCAACCACAACCTGACCATCGAGGAGCAGGATCTGGCCGAGTGA
- the hslU gene encoding ATP-dependent protease ATPase subunit HslU, with protein sequence MSMTPREIVHELNRHIIGQDDAKRAVAIALRNRWRRMQLPAELRAEVTPKNILMIGPTGVGKTEIARRLAKLANAPFLKVEATKFTEVGYVGRDVESIIRDLADAALKMLREQEIIRVRHRAEDAAEERILDALLPPARVSSFSEEAAQTSSDSNTRQLFRKRLREGQLDDKEIEIEVADAVGVEIAAPPGMEEMTNQLQSLFANMGKGKRKSRKLKVREALKMVRDEEAGRLVNEEELKAKALEAVEQHGIVFIDEIDKVAKRGNVGGADVSREGVQRDLLPLIEGCTVNTKLGMVKTDHILFIASGAFHLSKPSDLVPELQGRLPIRVELKALTPEDFQRILREPHASLTEQYQALLKTEGLNIEFVEDGIKRLAEIAYQVNEKTENIGARRLHTLLERLLEEVSFSAGDLASAHDEAPIQIDAAYVNSHLGELAQNEDLSRYIL encoded by the coding sequence ATGTCCATGACCCCCCGCGAGATCGTCCACGAACTCAACCGCCACATCATTGGCCAAGACGACGCCAAGCGCGCCGTGGCCATCGCCTTGCGCAACCGCTGGCGGCGCATGCAGCTCCCCGCCGAGCTGCGCGCCGAAGTGACGCCCAAGAACATCCTGATGATCGGCCCCACCGGCGTGGGCAAGACCGAGATCGCCCGGCGCCTGGCCAAGCTGGCCAATGCCCCGTTCCTCAAGGTCGAAGCCACCAAGTTCACTGAAGTGGGCTATGTGGGCCGCGATGTGGAATCCATCATCCGCGACCTGGCCGACGCGGCCTTGAAGATGCTGCGTGAGCAGGAAATCATCCGCGTGCGCCACCGCGCCGAAGATGCCGCCGAAGAGCGCATCCTCGATGCCCTGCTGCCACCGGCACGGGTCAGCAGCTTCAGCGAGGAAGCCGCCCAGACCAGTTCCGATTCCAACACCCGCCAGCTGTTCCGCAAGCGCCTGCGCGAAGGCCAGCTGGACGATAAGGAAATCGAAATCGAGGTGGCCGATGCCGTGGGCGTCGAAATCGCCGCGCCTCCTGGCATGGAAGAAATGACCAATCAGTTGCAGAGCCTGTTCGCCAACATGGGCAAGGGCAAGCGCAAGTCGCGCAAGCTGAAGGTTCGCGAAGCGCTGAAAATGGTGCGCGACGAGGAGGCTGGTCGCCTGGTCAATGAAGAAGAGCTCAAGGCCAAGGCGCTGGAAGCGGTCGAGCAGCACGGCATCGTGTTCATCGACGAGATCGACAAGGTCGCCAAACGCGGCAATGTCGGCGGTGCCGATGTCTCCCGTGAGGGTGTACAGCGCGATCTGCTGCCGCTGATCGAAGGCTGCACGGTCAATACCAAGCTGGGCATGGTCAAGACCGACCACATCCTGTTCATCGCCTCCGGCGCGTTCCACTTGAGCAAGCCGAGCGACCTGGTGCCTGAACTGCAAGGTCGCCTGCCGATCCGCGTGGAGCTCAAGGCCCTGACGCCGGAAGATTTCCAGCGCATCCTGCGCGAGCCGCATGCCTCGCTGACCGAACAGTACCAGGCACTGCTCAAGACCGAAGGGCTTAACATCGAGTTCGTCGAGGATGGCATCAAGCGTTTGGCCGAGATCGCCTACCAGGTCAACGAGAAAACCGAGAACATCGGTGCCCGTCGCCTGCACACGTTGCTCGAACGCCTGCTCGAAGAGGTGTCGTTCAGCGCTGGCGACCTGGCCAGTGCCCATGACGAAGCGCCGATCCAGATCGACGCAGCTTACGTGAACAGCCACCTGGGCGAGTTGGCCCAGAACGAAGACCTGTCCCGCTACATCCTGTAA